In one Trichlorobacter lovleyi SZ genomic region, the following are encoded:
- a CDS encoding phenylacetate--CoA ligase family protein — protein sequence MANYFNEEFETLPRAALEALQLKRLQATVARVYANVPFYKQSFDAAGIKPEDIRSLTDLQRLPFTTKQNMRDSYPYGLFAAPMEEIVRIHASSGTTGKPTVVGYTQKDIETWSELMARSFMAAGAHKGDIIHNAYGYGLFTGGLGAHYGAEKLGASVIPISGGNTKRQIMIMQDFGSTVLTCTPSYSLYLAEEAAAEGVDIKSSKLRVGIFGAEPWSEAMRGEIEANLGLDAIDIYGLSEIMGPGVAIECIEEKHGLHIWEDHFIPEIINPETGQPVAEGEKGELVITTITKQGIPLIRYRTRDITSISYAPCACGRTHGRIARMSGRSDDMLIIRGVNVFPSQIESILVRIEGVEPHYLLIVDRKDNLDTLEVQVEVDERIFSDEIKVLQTLARRIEKEIKDMLGVTCTVKLVEPKTIQRSEGKAQRVRDNRKL from the coding sequence GTGGCCAACTATTTCAATGAAGAGTTTGAAACCCTGCCCCGTGCAGCCCTGGAGGCGCTTCAACTGAAACGTCTACAGGCAACGGTTGCTCGGGTATATGCTAACGTGCCGTTTTATAAACAGTCCTTTGATGCTGCCGGTATCAAGCCTGAAGACATCAGGAGCCTGACTGACCTGCAGCGTCTGCCCTTTACCACCAAGCAGAATATGCGTGACTCTTATCCCTATGGTCTGTTTGCAGCCCCCATGGAAGAGATTGTCAGGATTCATGCTTCATCCGGCACCACCGGCAAACCAACGGTGGTGGGCTACACCCAGAAGGATATTGAGACCTGGTCTGAGCTGATGGCCCGTTCCTTTATGGCTGCCGGCGCCCACAAGGGGGACATCATCCACAATGCCTATGGGTATGGCCTGTTTACCGGCGGTCTGGGGGCCCACTACGGTGCTGAAAAACTGGGTGCGTCGGTTATTCCGATCTCCGGCGGCAATACCAAGCGTCAGATCATGATCATGCAGGATTTCGGCTCCACCGTGCTGACCTGTACCCCGTCCTATTCGCTCTATCTGGCTGAAGAAGCCGCTGCAGAAGGGGTGGATATCAAATCTTCAAAGTTGCGGGTTGGTATCTTTGGTGCCGAGCCCTGGTCTGAGGCGATGCGGGGCGAGATTGAGGCCAATCTTGGTCTGGATGCGATTGACATTTACGGCCTGTCAGAGATCATGGGGCCCGGGGTGGCGATTGAGTGCATCGAAGAGAAGCATGGCCTGCATATCTGGGAAGATCATTTTATCCCTGAGATCATCAACCCTGAGACCGGCCAGCCGGTGGCTGAAGGGGAAAAGGGTGAGCTGGTCATCACCACCATCACCAAGCAGGGAATTCCGCTGATTCGTTACCGTACCCGCGATATCACCAGCATCAGTTACGCCCCCTGCGCCTGCGGCCGAACCCATGGCCGGATTGCCCGGATGAGTGGCCGTTCCGATGATATGCTGATCATCCGCGGCGTGAATGTGTTCCCGTCCCAGATCGAGTCTATTCTGGTAAGGATTGAAGGGGTTGAGCCCCACTATCTGCTGATTGTTGATCGCAAGGATAACCTGGATACCCTTGAGGTACAGGTTGAGGTGGATGAACGGATCTTCTCTGATGAAATCAAGGTGTTGCAGACCCTTGCCCGGCGGATTGAGAAAGAGATCAAGGATATGCTTGGGGTCACCTGTACCGTCAAGCTGGTGGAGCCCAAGACTATCCAACGTAGTGAAGGTAAGGCGCAGCGTGTGCGCGATAATCGGAAACTGTAG
- a CDS encoding ACT domain-containing protein has translation MKVEQISIFIENKSGRLAEITRILGEAGINIRALSLADTSDFGILRLIVNEVEKAKAVLKEKGFTVSKTEVVAVEVPDQPGGLSTILQALDRDNTNVEYMYAFVERCGGNAVIIFRFDETDKAIATLTANNFNILAGEQLYSM, from the coding sequence ATGAAAGTTGAACAGATCTCCATCTTTATAGAAAACAAGTCCGGTCGTTTGGCCGAGATCACCCGTATTTTGGGTGAGGCAGGCATCAACATTCGTGCCCTGTCTCTGGCTGATACCTCTGATTTCGGGATTCTGCGTCTGATTGTGAATGAGGTTGAAAAGGCCAAGGCGGTGCTGAAGGAAAAAGGGTTTACCGTCTCAAAAACTGAAGTGGTGGCGGTTGAAGTACCGGACCAGCCCGGCGGTCTGTCCACCATCCTGCAGGCCCTTGACCGTGATAATACCAATGTAGAGTATATGTATGCCTTTGTGGAGCGTTGTGGCGGCAATGCGGTAATTATCTTCCGCTTTGACGAGACGGATAAGGCGATTGCCACGCTGACTGCCAATAATTTTAATATCCTTGCAGGTGAGCAACTCTATTCAATGTAG
- a CDS encoding ABC transporter substrate-binding protein has protein sequence MKKLVMVCSLAAMLLCSATMALAAGTIKIGGLFSVTGPASFLGEPEKKTLEMLVADLNAKGGINGQKLEAVIYDTAGDATKAVQLATKLIKNDKVVAIIGPSTTGESMAVLALTEKEKIPLISCAAGIKITEPAKDRKFTFKTPANDHVAVEKILQYAARVKQKNLAILTVTDGFGASGREQLKVSAAQKGFKVVADETYGPKDTDMTPQLTKIRSSKADAIICWGTNPGPAIITKNIKQLGIKTPVYMSHGVASKKYIELASPAAAEGIMLPAGKLAVYDVLPKNDPQQKLLREYDAAYKKTHGVEASTFGGYAYDAFLLVTNAIRTKGATPAQIRDGLEQTKKLVSVSGVFNMSANDHNGLDLSAFEMVKIHKGDWSILK, from the coding sequence ATGAAAAAGCTGGTGATGGTCTGTAGTCTGGCAGCAATGCTGCTCTGCAGCGCAACAATGGCCCTGGCAGCCGGTACAATCAAGATCGGTGGTCTGTTCAGCGTGACCGGTCCGGCATCATTTCTGGGTGAGCCGGAAAAGAAAACCCTTGAAATGCTGGTGGCGGATCTGAACGCCAAGGGTGGCATCAATGGCCAGAAGCTTGAGGCAGTGATCTATGACACCGCCGGTGACGCCACCAAGGCGGTACAACTGGCCACCAAGCTGATCAAGAATGACAAGGTGGTTGCCATTATCGGACCCAGCACCACCGGTGAATCGATGGCTGTGCTGGCCCTGACCGAGAAAGAGAAGATTCCTCTGATTTCCTGCGCAGCCGGCATCAAGATCACCGAGCCTGCCAAGGATCGTAAGTTCACTTTCAAGACCCCGGCCAATGACCATGTGGCCGTGGAAAAAATCCTGCAGTATGCTGCCAGGGTCAAGCAGAAGAACCTGGCTATTCTCACGGTTACAGACGGGTTCGGTGCATCAGGCCGTGAACAGCTGAAGGTCTCTGCTGCTCAAAAGGGTTTCAAGGTTGTTGCTGATGAAACCTATGGCCCCAAAGACACCGACATGACCCCGCAGCTGACCAAGATCCGTTCCAGCAAGGCTGATGCCATCATCTGCTGGGGCACCAACCCCGGTCCTGCCATTATCACCAAAAACATCAAACAGCTGGGGATCAAGACCCCGGTTTATATGAGCCATGGTGTCGCCTCCAAGAAATATATCGAACTGGCCAGCCCGGCTGCAGCGGAAGGAATCATGCTGCCTGCAGGAAAACTTGCCGTGTATGATGTGCTGCCTAAAAACGATCCGCAACAGAAGCTGCTGAGAGAGTATGATGCTGCCTACAAAAAGACCCACGGCGTTGAGGCTTCTACCTTTGGCGGCTACGCTTATGACGCTTTCCTGCTGGTAACCAACGCCATCAGGACCAAGGGGGCAACCCCGGCCCAGATCCGTGATGGCTTGGAGCAGACCAAAAAGCTGGTCAGCGTATCCGGTGTTTTTAATATGTCCGCCAATGACCACAATGGCCTGGACCTGTCAGCCTTTGAAATGGTAAAGATTCACAAAGGCGATTGGTCCATACTGAAATAA
- a CDS encoding ABC transporter substrate-binding protein has protein sequence MGFRFTTLTTAALLLLSASLSFAAGTIKIGGLFSVTGPPAFLGEPERNTARMVVDSINKAGGIKGQKLELVVYDTAGDATKAVQMATKLIKDDKVIAIIGPSTTGESMAVIPVAERERVPLISCAAGSKITDPVKRYVFKTAQNDGLAVAKIYEYLQKHKQSKVAILTVSDGFGASGREQLKSLAGKFGMQIVVDDTYGPKDTDMTSQLTKIRGSQAQVLIVWGTNPGPAVIAKNARQLGLKLPLYMSHGVSSKKFIALAGDAAEGVKLPSGKVIVSDVLPKNDPQKGSLLAYVKDYQKHFKAEGDHFGGHAWDGVMLVKAAIEKGGATTEGIRAGLEGLKDFHGIGGTFNFSAGDHAGLNKDAFIMVEIKNKDWVIAK, from the coding sequence ATGGGTTTTCGATTTACGACTCTGACAACTGCGGCGCTGCTGCTTCTTAGCGCGTCTCTTTCCTTTGCTGCCGGCACCATCAAGATCGGTGGTCTCTTTTCTGTGACCGGTCCTCCTGCCTTTCTGGGGGAGCCGGAGCGTAACACTGCCAGGATGGTGGTTGACAGCATCAACAAGGCAGGCGGCATTAAAGGACAGAAGCTGGAACTGGTGGTGTATGATACTGCCGGTGATGCCACCAAGGCGGTCCAGATGGCAACCAAGCTGATCAAGGATGACAAGGTTATTGCCATTATTGGCCCCAGCACCACTGGTGAAAGTATGGCGGTGATCCCGGTTGCTGAACGGGAGCGGGTACCGCTGATCTCCTGTGCAGCAGGCAGCAAGATTACTGACCCGGTCAAACGCTATGTCTTCAAGACTGCCCAGAATGACGGACTGGCAGTGGCAAAGATCTATGAATACCTGCAGAAGCACAAGCAGAGCAAGGTTGCTATCCTGACTGTTTCTGATGGTTTTGGCGCTTCAGGACGGGAGCAGTTAAAGTCTCTGGCAGGCAAATTTGGCATGCAGATTGTGGTGGATGATACCTATGGCCCCAAAGATACGGATATGACCTCACAATTGACCAAGATTCGCGGTTCACAGGCCCAGGTGTTGATTGTCTGGGGAACTAATCCCGGTCCGGCAGTGATTGCCAAAAACGCCAGGCAGCTTGGGCTTAAACTGCCGCTTTACATGAGCCACGGTGTTTCCTCCAAGAAGTTCATTGCCCTGGCTGGTGACGCAGCAGAAGGTGTGAAGCTGCCATCCGGCAAGGTGATTGTCTCAGATGTGCTGCCCAAGAATGATCCTCAAAAGGGTTCACTTCTGGCATACGTCAAGGATTATCAAAAACATTTCAAGGCTGAAGGTGACCACTTTGGCGGCCATGCCTGGGATGGGGTGATGCTGGTCAAGGCAGCCATTGAGAAGGGTGGGGCAACCACTGAAGGAATCCGTGCCGGCCTGGAAGGGCTCAAGGATTTCCATGGTATTGGCGGTACCTTTAACTTTTCAGCAGGGGATCACGCCGGTCTGAACAAAGATGCCTTTATTATGGTGGAGATCAAGAACAAGGATTGGGTGATCGCCAAGTAG